ATGTTAAAAACCATAACAAGTAGATCCAGGCAAAAGAGGGTGCCGGTGTGGTTCATGAGGCAAGCTGGAAGATACCTACCAGAGTACCACGAGGTAGCAAAAAATGCGGGAAGCTTTCTAGAACTGTGTTATACACCAGAGTTAATGAAAGAAGTTACATTGCAACCGGTAAGAAGGTTCGGCTTGGACGCAGCAATAATGTTTTCAGACATACTAGTAATTCCAGATGCTCTAGGTTGTAAGGTAAGATTCACAAAAGAAGATGGCCCTAAACTACAATTAATATCAAGTTATGATGAAATCAATATCCCAGAAGAAATAGTATTAGACCATCTTAAAAATGTCTTCGAAGGTATAAAAGAAGTTAAAAGATCACTACAGGAGGATATATCACTAATAGGATTTGCAGGTGCACCCTGGACCATAGCATCCTACATGATAGGAAGAGATAAAAATTTTTCAAAAATAAGAGAGATGTGTTACTTACAAGATAGAAGTTTAGAAAAAATAATAGAAAAGATTACAGAAGTGACAATCTCATATTTAAAAAAACAAATAGAAAGTGGTGTAGACATAATACAAATCTTTGACAGTAATGCAGGAATTGTACCAGCTAGTGAATTCGAAAAGTGGATAATAGATCCTACAGAGAAAATAATATCATCCATACGTGAATCTTACCCAGAATTTCCAATTATAGGTTTTCCAAAGGGTGCAGGGATAATGTATAAAAAATTCTCAGAGAAAACAAAAGTGTCAGTTACAAGTATTGACTACAACATTCCAATATCTTGGGCAAAAAATAATATTTCATCAATATTACAGGGAAATATAGACCCATATCTGGTAGCATATGATAAAAATAAAGCAGTGTCTCAAACAAGGGATCTAATCAACATAATGAAGGATGAACCATTTATATTTAATTTAGGACATGGAATAATTCCAAGCACTCCTATAGCCAATATCGAGGCACTAATAGAAATAGTAAGATCTAGTATTTAATATATTTTTAAAAGCAATACCTTAAAATATGAACTTGACAAATCACTGCTTTAACTATAGAAACACAATAAATAAATAGTCTTTAAGGATACTGAAATGAAAGGGAAGCTACATGATCATCATTTAGTAAATCCCAGTCCATGGCCGTTACTGTTTTCATTTACAATACTGATAACAGCATTAGGAGCAGTAGGAACAATACATGGCTTACATATTGGTAAGCTTGTACTTGCAATTGGCATACCTTCTGTCAGTATAGTCTTGTACAAGTGGTGGAAAGACATAGTTACAGAAGCAATTAAAGACAATTGTCATACTGAAATTGTAAAAAAGGGACTTAGATTAGCTATGGCTGCTCTCATCCTTTCAGAAACAATGTTCTTTTTTGGTTTCTTTTGTTCATTTTTTAAAGCTTGGCTATTTCCCGTACATATACTTGATAACCTAGTACCAGGCAAACTTGTATCCTGGCCTCCAGATGGTATCACTAGACTCGATCCTTGGTCTATACCTTTGCTAAACACTGTCATTCTTTTATTATCTGGGTGTACATTAACTTGGTCTCATTACTCTCTGATAAACAACGACAATAAGAATACAGTAAAGATGTTAGGGATAACCATAGTACTTGGAATCATATTTTCTGTATTTCAAGCTATAGAATATCTACACACAGGATTTTCTTTCCGTGAAACTGGAGAAAAAGCCATATATTCTTCAAATTTTTACATGATAACAGGGTTCCATGGGCTACATGT
This Ehrlichia japonica DNA region includes the following protein-coding sequences:
- the hemE gene encoding uroporphyrinogen decarboxylase — encoded protein: MLKTITSRSRQKRVPVWFMRQAGRYLPEYHEVAKNAGSFLELCYTPELMKEVTLQPVRRFGLDAAIMFSDILVIPDALGCKVRFTKEDGPKLQLISSYDEINIPEEIVLDHLKNVFEGIKEVKRSLQEDISLIGFAGAPWTIASYMIGRDKNFSKIREMCYLQDRSLEKIIEKITEVTISYLKKQIESGVDIIQIFDSNAGIVPASEFEKWIIDPTEKIISSIRESYPEFPIIGFPKGAGIMYKKFSEKTKVSVTSIDYNIPISWAKNNISSILQGNIDPYLVAYDKNKAVSQTRDLINIMKDEPFIFNLGHGIIPSTPIANIEALIEIVRSSI
- a CDS encoding cytochrome c oxidase subunit 3, with the protein product MKGKLHDHHLVNPSPWPLLFSFTILITALGAVGTIHGLHIGKLVLAIGIPSVSIVLYKWWKDIVTEAIKDNCHTEIVKKGLRLAMAALILSETMFFFGFFCSFFKAWLFPVHILDNLVPGKLVSWPPDGITRLDPWSIPLLNTVILLLSGCTLTWSHYSLINNDNKNTVKMLGITIVLGIIFSVFQAIEYLHTGFSFRETGEKAIYSSNFYMITGFHGLHVIVGTIFLTICWLRVKKNQLSSENHVGFECAAWYWHFVDVIWLLLFVFLYWISS